One part of the Drosophila teissieri strain GT53w chromosome 3R, Prin_Dtei_1.1, whole genome shotgun sequence genome encodes these proteins:
- the LOC122621944 gene encoding tubulin alpha-1 chain → MRECISIHVGQAGVQIGNACWELYCLEHGIQPDGQMPSDKTVGGGDDSFNTFFSETGAGKHVPRAVFVDLEPTVVDEVRTGTYRQLFHPEQLITGKEDAANNYARGHYTIGKEIVDLVLDRIRKLADQCTGLQGFLIFHSFGGGTGSGFTSLLMERLSVDYGKKSKLEFAIYPAPQVSTAVVEPYNSILTTHTTLEHSDCAFMVDNEAIYDICRRNLDIERPTYTNLNRLIGQIVSSITASLRFDGALNVDLTEFQTNLVPYPRIHFPLVTYAPVISAEKAYHEQLSVAEITNACFEPANQMVKCDPRHGKYMACCMLYRGDVVPKDVNAAIATIKTKRTIQFVDWCPTGFKVGINYQPPTVVPGGDLAKVQRAVCMLSNTTAIAEAWARLDHKFDLMYAKRAFVHWYVGEGMEEGEFSEAREDLAALEKDYEEVGMDSGDGEGEGAEEY, encoded by the exons ATG CGTGAATGTATCTCTATCCATGTTGGCCAGGCTGGTGTCCAGATTGGAAACGCCTGCTGGGAGCTGTACTGCTTGGAGCACGGCATCCAGCCTGATGGTCAGATGCCCTCTGACAAGACCGTGGGCGGAGGTGATGACTCCTTCAACACCTTCTTCAGCGAGACTGGAGCTGGCAAGCACGTGCCCCGCGCCGTGTTTGTGGATCTGGAGCCCACTGTGGTCGATGAGGTCCGTACCGGAACCTACCGTCAGCTGTTCCACCCCGAGCAACTGATCACCGGTAAGGAGGACGCGGCCAACAACTACGCCCGTGGCCACTACACCATCGGCAAGGAGATCGTCGATCTGGTTCTGGACAGGATCCGTAAGCTAGCCGATCAGTGCACCGGTCTGCAGGGCTTCCTCATCTTCCACTCGTTCGGTGGAGGTACCGGCTCTGGCTTCACCTCGCTGCTGATGGAGCGTCTCTCTGTGGACTACGGCAAGAAGTCCAAGCTGGAGTTCGCCATCTACCCAGCACCCCAGGTGTCCACTGCCGTGGTCGAGCCCTACAACTCTATCCTgaccacccacaccaccctGGAGCACTCCGACTGCGCCTTCATGGTCGATAACGAGGCTATCTACGACATCTGCCGCCGCAACCTGGACATTGAGCGCCCCACGTACACCAACCTGAACCGTCTGATTGGCCAGATCGTGTCATCGATTACCGCCTCTCTGCGATTCGATGGTGCCCTTAACGTGGATCTGACCGAGTTCCAGACCAACTTGGTGCCCTACCCACGTATTCACTTCCCTCTGGTGACCTACGCCCCCGTCATCTCCGCCGAGAAGGCCTACCACGAGCAGCTGTCGGTGGCTGAGATCACCAACGCCTGCTTTGAGCCAGCTAACCAGATGGTAAAGTGCGATCCTCGTCACGGCAAGTACATGGCCTGCTGCATGCTGTACCGCGGTGATGTGGTGCCCAAGGACGTTAATGCCGCTATTGCCACCATCAAGACCAAGCGCACCATTCAATTCGTCGACTGGTGCCCCACTGGCTTCAAGGTCGGCATCAACTACCAGCCACCCACCGTGGTGCCTGGAGGAGATTTGGCCAAGGTGCAGCGTGCTGTGTGCATGTTGTCCAACACCACGGCTATTGCCGAGGCCTGGGCCCGTCTGGACCACAAGTTCGATCTGATGTACGCCAAGCGTGCCTTCGTTCACTGGTACGTCGGTGAGGGTATGGAGGAGGGAGAGTTCTCAGAGGCTCGTGAGGATCTTGCTGCCCTCGAGAAGGACTACGAGGAGGTCGGCATGGACTCTGGTGACGGCGAGGGCGAGGGTGCTGAGGAGTACTAA
- the LOC122621945 gene encoding enhancer of yellow 2b transcription factor isoform X1: protein MPNSKETGTDPDPVDDLKLSGRDSVALKDLLQKRLLECGWRKDIEEMIRHTIEERGVANLNRDQLAAEIVPHARALVPDVIKKEMLMRVRAALESSLPPEKN from the exons ATGCCAAACAGTAAGGAAACTGGAACCGATCCCGATCCTGTGGATGATCTTAAGTTAAGCGGTCGCGATAGCGTCGC CTTGAAGGATCTGCTGCAGAAGCGACTTTTGGAGTGCGGATGGCGCAAGGACATTGAGGAAATGATACGCCACACCATTGAGGAGCGCGGAGTGGCCAACTTGAACCGCGACCAACTGGCTGCCGAAATAGTCCCCCAT gCTCGCGCTCTGGTGCCTGATGTAATCAAAAAGGAGATGCTGATGCGCGTGCGCGCCGCCCTGGAATCCTCGCTTCCCCCGGAGAAGAACTGA
- the LOC122621945 gene encoding enhancer of yellow 2b transcription factor isoform X2, translating into MIRHTIEERGVANLNRDQLAAEIVPHARALVPDVIKKEMLMRVRAALESSLPPEKN; encoded by the exons ATGATACGCCACACCATTGAGGAGCGCGGAGTGGCCAACTTGAACCGCGACCAACTGGCTGCCGAAATAGTCCCCCAT gCTCGCGCTCTGGTGCCTGATGTAATCAAAAAGGAGATGCTGATGCGCGTGCGCGCCGCCCTGGAATCCTCGCTTCCCCCGGAGAAGAACTGA